In one Acidimicrobium ferrooxidans DSM 10331 genomic region, the following are encoded:
- a CDS encoding ATP-binding cassette domain-containing protein, with translation MTSTTTTRQPVLELRHLSLTYGSVVALEDVSLQVYPSEVIGIVGDNGAGKSSLIKTISGVLEPDKGEIWVDGEQRHWRSPREARTAGIETLYQDSGLAPDLSIGSNLFLGRERRRRGLLGRLGFVDQRSMEREALAELQRVGITIEGMGRTVAELSGGQRQAVAIARTITWARHVIILDEPTNHLGARQSLEVLKVIRAARDRGLSVLFISHTLPHVLEVCDRIIVLRLGRVVRDAPTSEFTVESLLAAITGLDDRS, from the coding sequence ATGACCAGCACCACGACGACGCGCCAACCGGTGCTCGAACTGCGCCACCTCTCGCTCACCTACGGATCCGTGGTCGCCCTCGAGGACGTCAGCCTCCAGGTGTACCCGAGCGAGGTCATCGGCATCGTCGGCGACAACGGTGCCGGCAAGTCCTCCCTCATCAAGACGATCTCGGGCGTCCTCGAACCCGACAAGGGCGAGATCTGGGTCGACGGCGAGCAACGACACTGGCGCTCACCCCGCGAGGCGCGAACCGCCGGTATCGAAACCCTTTACCAGGACTCCGGACTCGCACCGGATCTCTCCATCGGATCGAACCTCTTCCTCGGCCGTGAGCGACGTCGGCGTGGGTTGCTCGGCAGGCTCGGCTTCGTCGATCAGCGAAGCATGGAGCGCGAGGCCCTCGCCGAACTCCAGCGTGTCGGCATCACCATCGAGGGCATGGGCCGCACGGTCGCCGAGCTCTCCGGCGGACAGCGCCAGGCGGTCGCCATCGCGCGCACGATCACCTGGGCTCGCCATGTCATCATCCTCGACGAACCCACGAACCACCTCGGAGCACGCCAGAGCCTCGAGGTGCTCAAGGTCATCCGCGCGGCGCGCGACCGTGGGCTCAGCGTCCTCTTCATCTCCCACACGCTCCCCCACGTGCTGGAGGTCTGCGACCGGATCATCGTGTTGCGGCTCGGTCGAGTGGTACGTGACGCCCCGACGTCCGAGTTCACAGTCGAGAGCCTGCTCGCTGCGATCACCGGTCTCGACGATCGTAGCTGA
- a CDS encoding ABC transporter permease, translating to MSLTRDDDAAPAAVTSRPTTPTLRRIVTNQQFVLVVVLIALILFFGARNTLFFRIGEFTNLLTDFSGLVMIAIAEAFVIIAGGIDLAVGSTAAVTGVIVAGWIQPLVTHGDNLAVILVLGTILCAGLGAVAGAISALLITVFRLVPFVATLITYSAGAGLALVISNGAPVGYDPRAIVWSTSGISLFTWLDIIVIVIAIVLGVVLHFTVYGRYTYAIGSNEFAALAAGIKTRRHVASIYILSGVLAGLTGMFFYIRSGSAAPTTEVSNSANLLAIAAVVIGGASLYGGVGRWWGVILGAALLTVVSDGLIFINVAPTWIQVVVGAIIALAALLQTLRRRSNATGRMTT from the coding sequence GTGAGCCTGACGCGTGATGACGACGCGGCCCCAGCGGCCGTGACGAGCCGACCGACGACGCCAACCTTGCGGCGTATCGTCACCAACCAGCAGTTCGTGCTCGTCGTGGTACTCATTGCACTGATCTTGTTCTTCGGTGCCCGCAACACGCTCTTCTTCCGGATCGGCGAGTTCACGAACCTGCTCACCGACTTCAGCGGTCTCGTCATGATCGCCATCGCCGAGGCGTTCGTCATCATCGCTGGTGGCATCGACCTCGCCGTCGGATCGACCGCCGCGGTCACCGGGGTGATCGTGGCGGGATGGATCCAGCCACTCGTCACCCACGGCGACAACCTCGCCGTCATCTTGGTGCTCGGCACGATCCTGTGCGCGGGCCTCGGGGCAGTCGCCGGAGCCATCAGCGCGTTGCTCATCACGGTGTTCCGCCTGGTGCCGTTCGTGGCGACCCTCATCACCTACAGCGCAGGGGCCGGCCTCGCACTCGTGATCTCCAACGGAGCGCCGGTGGGCTACGATCCGCGGGCCATCGTCTGGAGCACCTCGGGCATCAGCCTGTTCACCTGGCTCGACATCATCGTGATCGTGATCGCGATCGTGCTCGGCGTCGTCTTGCACTTCACCGTCTATGGGCGCTACACCTACGCGATCGGCTCGAACGAGTTTGCTGCCCTTGCCGCCGGCATCAAGACCCGCCGTCACGTCGCCTCGATCTACATCCTCTCGGGGGTCCTCGCTGGACTCACCGGGATGTTTTTCTACATCCGATCCGGCTCGGCCGCCCCGACGACCGAGGTCAGCAACTCGGCCAATCTGCTCGCCATCGCCGCGGTCGTGATCGGCGGCGCCTCCCTCTACGGCGGCGTCGGCAGGTGGTGGGGTGTGATCCTCGGCGCGGCTCTCCTCACCGTGGTGAGCGACGGCCTCATCTTCATCAACGTGGCCCCGACATGGATTCAAGTCGTCGTTGGCGCAATTATCGCCCTCGCGGCGCTGCTCCAGACGCTCCGACGTCGTTCGAACGCGACCGGGAGGATGACCACATGA
- a CDS encoding substrate-binding domain-containing protein has product MTRSLRTWRRPAVVGAVLAGASLLAAACGSTSSSSSTTSSSTTASSSGTTIGFVVGAEADPFFQSMYVGAAAEAKALGVKLVWQGDPVDYSPATQIPILQQVLALHPNAIVVAPTDPKALNTYMQEAVKEGIKVLNVDSGSSDQSMITSWVTGDNYQGGETAAQALASAMDYAKNCTASNPCTVAVGVSSLTTTTDAQRVAGFKAEIKAHYPNIQVLNDVVSESEPSVAQSGFAQDISAHHLDGIFAVDGTDAEGASAAVKAAGAEGANVKIVGYDAYATNIQSMEAGGQGSLSAIISQQPTLEGKLIIEYAVDALHHKPVPHLQLIPNILLTPSTPQSILQKYQYVQS; this is encoded by the coding sequence ATGACTCGGTCTCTTCGGACCTGGCGTCGGCCAGCCGTCGTCGGCGCGGTGCTCGCTGGCGCATCGCTCCTGGCTGCCGCGTGTGGATCCACGTCGTCGTCCTCGTCCACGACGTCGTCGTCCACGACGGCCTCGAGCAGCGGCACCACCATCGGTTTCGTCGTCGGCGCAGAAGCCGATCCGTTCTTCCAGTCGATGTACGTCGGCGCGGCCGCCGAAGCCAAGGCGCTCGGCGTGAAGCTCGTCTGGCAGGGCGACCCGGTCGACTACTCGCCAGCGACGCAGATCCCGATCCTGCAGCAGGTCCTCGCGCTGCATCCGAACGCCATCGTGGTCGCGCCCACCGATCCGAAGGCCTTGAACACCTACATGCAAGAGGCCGTCAAGGAAGGTATCAAGGTCCTCAACGTCGACTCCGGATCGTCGGACCAGAGCATGATCACCTCCTGGGTCACCGGTGACAACTACCAAGGTGGCGAGACGGCGGCCCAAGCACTGGCCTCCGCCATGGACTACGCAAAGAACTGCACCGCGTCCAACCCGTGCACGGTTGCGGTCGGCGTCTCGTCGCTGACCACCACCACCGACGCCCAACGCGTCGCGGGCTTCAAGGCCGAGATCAAGGCGCACTACCCGAACATCCAGGTGCTCAATGACGTCGTGAGCGAGTCGGAGCCGAGCGTCGCGCAGTCTGGGTTCGCCCAGGACATCAGCGCCCACCACCTCGACGGCATCTTCGCGGTGGATGGCACGGATGCAGAAGGTGCGAGCGCAGCTGTCAAGGCGGCCGGCGCCGAAGGCGCGAACGTGAAGATCGTGGGCTACGACGCCTACGCGACCAACATCCAGTCGATGGAGGCGGGCGGACAGGGGTCGCTCTCGGCGATCATCTCCCAGCAGCCGACCCTCGAGGGCAAGCTGATCATCGAGTACGCCGTGGACGCACTGCACCACAAGCCGGTGCCCCACCTGCAGCTCATCCCGAACATCTTGCTCACGCCCTCGACACCACAGAGCATCCTCCAGAAGTACCAGTACGTCCAGAGCTAG
- a CDS encoding LacI family DNA-binding transcriptional regulator codes for MTTEFTRPTPKARATMKDVAHRAGVSLKTVSRVVNDEPGVTAEVTERVRAAIRELRYEPNLSARSLRRLDRRSSTIAAIFDDLSNPHPARILRMIELAARDRGVSVLAASHEERPDRERQLVAAMWRHGVDGIVVEPAADDHHYLAELQRASVPVIFVDRPPRHLDADAVLIDNRAGARAAVEHLIAHGHRRIAFLGDLSTIATAVDRRLGYLDGLVAGGLVIDPRLAVMDVHSVGEAAERTRELLAGPHPPTAILAGQNLITIGVIYALRAAGLERSVALIGFDDFDLADLLDPPVSVISQEVEQIGALAASLLFARMDDPSLPIQTAYAPWRLVARGSGEIPAPDGR; via the coding sequence GTGACGACCGAGTTCACGCGCCCGACCCCGAAGGCTCGAGCCACGATGAAGGACGTCGCCCATCGCGCGGGGGTCTCGCTGAAGACGGTGTCGCGCGTCGTCAACGACGAGCCAGGCGTCACGGCCGAGGTCACCGAGCGCGTGCGCGCCGCGATCCGTGAGTTACGCTACGAGCCCAACCTCTCCGCGCGCTCGCTGCGTCGTCTCGATCGACGCTCCTCCACGATCGCCGCGATCTTCGACGATCTCTCGAACCCCCACCCAGCGCGGATCCTCCGCATGATCGAGCTGGCCGCGCGCGATCGCGGCGTCTCGGTGCTCGCCGCGAGCCACGAGGAGCGCCCCGACCGAGAACGCCAGCTCGTCGCAGCGATGTGGCGCCACGGCGTCGACGGCATCGTCGTCGAACCGGCCGCCGACGACCACCACTACCTTGCCGAGCTTCAGCGCGCGTCCGTCCCGGTCATCTTCGTCGATCGACCCCCGCGCCATCTCGATGCCGACGCCGTCCTCATCGACAATCGCGCTGGCGCGCGAGCCGCCGTCGAGCACCTCATCGCCCACGGTCATCGGCGCATCGCCTTTCTCGGCGATCTCTCCACGATCGCCACCGCCGTCGACCGGAGGCTTGGCTACCTCGACGGCCTGGTCGCTGGCGGTCTAGTGATCGATCCGCGCCTCGCGGTCATGGACGTGCACTCCGTCGGCGAGGCCGCCGAGCGCACCCGTGAACTCCTCGCTGGCCCGCACCCGCCAACTGCCATACTCGCGGGTCAGAACCTCATCACCATCGGTGTCATCTACGCACTGCGCGCCGCAGGGCTCGAGCGATCCGTCGCGCTGATCGGCTTCGACGACTTCGACCTCGCCGACCTCCTCGACCCGCCCGTCAGTGTCATCAGCCAGGAGGTCGAGCAGATCGGAGCGCTCGCCGCCTCCCTGCTGTTCGCACGGATGGACGACCCATCGCTCCCCATCCAGACCGCGTACGCACCGTGGCGCCTCGTCGCTCGAGGATCGGGTGAGATCCCCGCGCCCGATGGTCGTTGA
- a CDS encoding carbohydrate kinase family protein has product MPRACLPRRDRASSQLGSPSTSQAVVIGEALFDCLLPGSGSPSFTPGGGPANVARTIARHGVPVTLATGVGDDPLGERLLRFLRDDGVDLGFSWRSRLPTTLALATLDDGVADYRFYLEGTALDDPVGHDRVNDAAHAGDVLVTGGLALALDTLATSVVEVLRACAASLRIVDLNVRPSAVASPERYRERLHEAIAHADIVKASDDDLRWLEPDVTVAEALAHLATSGPAAVIMSQGAGPVLVSVHGRVVELPVAPVRVVDTVGAGDALTGTVAATFAYHGRRTVDDTEFVLAAVRDGIEVARETCTRRGADPPRRSVPTSTWT; this is encoded by the coding sequence CTGCCCCGAGCTTGCCTTCCACGTCGTGATCGAGCCAGCTCGCAGCTAGGCTCCCCGAGCACGTCTCAGGCTGTCGTCATCGGCGAGGCACTCTTCGACTGCCTCCTTCCAGGGTCGGGCTCGCCATCGTTCACGCCCGGTGGTGGACCCGCGAACGTCGCTCGCACCATCGCTCGCCACGGCGTGCCGGTCACGCTCGCGACCGGCGTCGGCGACGATCCCCTCGGTGAGCGCCTCCTGCGCTTTCTCCGCGACGACGGGGTCGACCTCGGCTTCTCGTGGCGCTCGCGGCTGCCGACGACGCTCGCGCTCGCGACCCTCGACGACGGCGTCGCCGACTACCGCTTCTACCTCGAGGGCACGGCCCTGGACGACCCGGTGGGCCACGATCGCGTGAACGACGCCGCGCACGCCGGCGACGTCCTCGTCACCGGTGGTCTCGCCCTCGCGCTCGACACGCTCGCAACGAGCGTCGTCGAGGTCCTTCGTGCCTGCGCCGCATCGTTGCGCATCGTCGACCTCAACGTACGTCCGAGTGCGGTCGCGAGCCCCGAGCGCTATCGCGAGCGCCTCCACGAGGCCATCGCCCATGCCGACATCGTCAAGGCCTCCGACGACGACCTCCGCTGGCTCGAGCCGGACGTGACCGTGGCCGAGGCCCTCGCCCATCTCGCGACCTCGGGACCAGCCGCTGTCATCATGAGCCAGGGGGCAGGCCCCGTCCTCGTCTCGGTACACGGTCGCGTGGTCGAGCTTCCCGTCGCTCCGGTCCGCGTCGTCGACACCGTCGGCGCGGGCGACGCGCTCACCGGCACCGTCGCCGCGACGTTCGCCTACCACGGCCGGCGCACGGTCGACGACACCGAGTTTGTGCTCGCGGCCGTGCGCGACGGCATCGAGGTCGCTCGCGAGACCTGCACCCGCCGAGGCGCCGACCCACCGAGGCGATCGGTGCCGACGTCGACTTGGACCTAG
- a CDS encoding ferredoxin, with protein sequence MASRARIVIDPTRCRGHGTCVALLARHLELDPWHFPLVTDPIVTEDLDAARHAEHLCPELAFHVVIEPARS encoded by the coding sequence GTGGCTAGCCGCGCTCGGATCGTGATCGACCCGACCCGATGCCGAGGCCATGGCACCTGCGTGGCCCTCCTCGCGCGCCATCTCGAGCTCGATCCCTGGCACTTCCCTCTCGTCACCGATCCGATCGTCACCGAGGACCTCGATGCCGCCCGCCACGCCGAGCACCTCTGCCCCGAGCTTGCCTTCCACGTCGTGATCGAGCCAGCTCGCAGCTAG
- a CDS encoding NADH-ubiquinone oxidoreductase-F iron-sulfur binding region domain-containing protein yields the protein MSDDLAIAELDAPPLSLDAHRAIYGSLPPRPPLATAEHIVGRGGAGFPLARKLAAVASQRGPRVVVANGAESEPGARKDKALLTHAPHLVLDGLGLATRLLEAREAIVAVEDATAADVLERAIRERSDAVRVALLDRSYLTGQETALLAALEGRPALPRFQLARVAERGYKSRPTLVANVETLAQWALAARFGTSWHQSAGTRGHDRSTRIVSIALPGSTPTVVELAPGATVRSLLDAVGVTTGLALVGGLFGELISVADERAMARVLVDRADSSDELALGAGSVLLAPSATCVVCATSELVGYLSEERAGQCGPCDRGLPELARALGAGARPAELATVARLIARRGACALPDAAAHLATAITPADAAGHQRRRCHERPFALESREPSRG from the coding sequence GTGAGCGACGACCTCGCGATCGCTGAGCTCGATGCGCCGCCTCTCTCGCTCGACGCGCACCGCGCCATCTACGGCTCCCTGCCCCCACGACCACCACTCGCCACCGCCGAGCACATCGTCGGCAGGGGCGGCGCGGGCTTCCCCCTGGCGCGCAAGCTTGCTGCGGTCGCGTCCCAGCGTGGGCCACGTGTCGTGGTCGCCAACGGCGCCGAGAGCGAGCCCGGCGCGCGCAAGGACAAGGCGCTGCTCACCCATGCGCCGCACCTCGTGCTCGATGGCCTCGGGCTCGCGACACGACTCCTCGAGGCCCGAGAAGCCATCGTGGCCGTCGAGGACGCGACCGCAGCCGACGTCCTCGAGCGAGCCATTCGTGAACGCAGCGACGCGGTCCGCGTCGCACTCCTCGACCGCTCGTATCTCACCGGTCAAGAGACGGCGCTGCTCGCCGCGCTCGAGGGGCGTCCCGCACTCCCGCGGTTCCAGCTCGCACGCGTCGCAGAGCGCGGCTACAAGAGCAGGCCGACCCTCGTCGCCAACGTCGAGACGCTCGCGCAGTGGGCCCTCGCCGCGCGCTTTGGCACCTCCTGGCACCAGAGCGCCGGAACCCGAGGCCACGACCGCTCGACGCGCATCGTCTCGATCGCGCTCCCGGGCTCGACGCCCACGGTGGTCGAACTCGCCCCAGGGGCGACCGTTCGGAGCCTCCTCGACGCGGTCGGCGTCACCACGGGTCTCGCCCTCGTCGGCGGTCTCTTCGGCGAGCTCATCTCGGTCGCCGACGAGCGGGCGATGGCACGTGTCCTCGTCGACCGTGCCGACTCATCGGACGAGCTGGCGCTCGGCGCGGGCTCCGTGCTGCTCGCCCCATCGGCGACCTGCGTCGTCTGTGCGACCAGCGAGCTCGTCGGCTACCTCAGCGAGGAGCGAGCCGGCCAGTGCGGACCCTGTGACCGTGGGCTCCCCGAACTTGCCCGTGCACTCGGTGCCGGGGCTCGTCCCGCCGAACTTGCGACCGTGGCGAGGCTGATCGCCCGCCGAGGCGCTTGCGCGCTACCCGACGCCGCAGCACACCTCGCGACGGCCATCACCCCGGCCGATGCGGCCGGCCACCAGCGCCGGCGCTGCCACGAGCGCCCCTTCGCGCTCGAGAGCCGGGAGCCGAGCCGTGGCTAG
- a CDS encoding ferric reductase-like transmembrane domain-containing protein — MLIATTSPLLWYLTRVSGLAALVMLGAVALLGIAVAGKILPSGVARFLGPDLHRRLSLTLVVVLAIHILTALADSFVPIGWTAAVIPFLSHYRRAFVGFGTLAFDGLLIVIASSLARQHLGFALWKRTHMLVWLVLALAIVHGLGTGSDTRLAAVLAVYGAITAGVIVLAVLRIRRDPDLAHTARTLGMVGVLGVPGVVALWARSGPLRPGWSARIDGTAPTTATTAAVTRSSEPLGGPITATVTQTQATSATDLTIAGAIGGTNERLTVVLTGQPSEGVFAVSGGTVTLGTPSAPNLCHGSVTALGGSTISFSLACPHATVEGTAALAIDANGATGQVSFSTAPSEALNAAPSIGAPEADGSEGSDA; from the coding sequence GTGCTGATCGCGACGACATCCCCGCTGCTGTGGTACCTGACCCGCGTGAGCGGTCTCGCCGCGCTCGTCATGCTCGGTGCGGTCGCCCTGCTCGGCATCGCGGTGGCGGGCAAAATCCTCCCTTCCGGCGTCGCCCGCTTCCTCGGCCCGGACCTCCATCGACGGCTCTCGCTCACCTTGGTGGTCGTGCTCGCGATCCACATTCTGACGGCACTTGCCGACAGCTTCGTGCCGATCGGCTGGACGGCAGCCGTCATCCCGTTCCTCTCCCACTATCGACGCGCCTTCGTCGGGTTCGGCACGCTCGCCTTCGATGGCCTGCTGATCGTGATCGCCTCCTCGCTCGCACGCCAGCACCTTGGCTTTGCGCTCTGGAAGCGGACGCACATGCTCGTGTGGCTCGTGCTCGCGCTCGCCATCGTCCACGGGCTCGGGACCGGTTCCGACACGCGGCTCGCCGCGGTCCTCGCCGTCTACGGTGCCATCACCGCAGGCGTCATCGTCCTCGCGGTCTTGCGCATCCGTCGCGACCCCGATCTCGCACATACTGCCCGTACCCTCGGCATGGTGGGGGTCCTCGGCGTGCCCGGGGTCGTGGCGCTGTGGGCACGGAGCGGACCGCTTCGCCCTGGCTGGTCTGCGCGCATCGACGGCACCGCCCCGACGACGGCGACCACCGCCGCCGTGACACGCTCGTCCGAGCCCCTCGGCGGGCCCATCACCGCCACCGTGACGCAGACCCAGGCCACGAGCGCCACGGACCTCACGATCGCGGGCGCCATCGGCGGCACGAACGAACGGCTCACGGTCGTGCTCACCGGACAGCCGAGCGAGGGCGTCTTTGCCGTCTCGGGTGGCACGGTGACCTTGGGGACCCCCAGCGCGCCAAACCTGTGCCACGGGAGCGTCACCGCGCTCGGGGGCTCGACGATCTCCTTCTCGCTCGCCTGCCCCCATGCCACGGTGGAAGGCACCGCGGCGCTCGCCATCGACGCGAACGGTGCGACGGGCCAGGTCTCCTTCTCCACCGCGCCATCGGAAGCCCTGAACGCTGCACCCTCGATCGGCGCTCCCGAGGCCGATGGCTCCGAAGGCAGCGACGCATGA
- a CDS encoding FAD:protein FMN transferase: MWSSVLPAYTTRCELVGTDPADRALVDRFRALLDEWGAVASFHDPHSELSQLNADPTPEVRVSARLAHLLQVTDEAVRASGGVIDPVRAADPSALEPDHPVARLGRRSSATWDDVERDDDMVRRPPGTLIDLGGLAKAAIADAIALELAADAAGAILVNLGGDLRCVGEAPWSILVTDDGSLRPDAPGQRIHIPAGAVATSDRATRRSPRGLDHIVGASTLPGAARRATVVAESAAAANAASLAIIAAGRAWHRMWRRYELSALVVTNAGERLPLGGWPPRLEEAAAC; the protein is encoded by the coding sequence GTGTGGTCGAGCGTGCTGCCTGCCTACACCACACGCTGCGAACTGGTCGGCACGGACCCCGCTGATCGCGCCCTCGTCGACAGGTTTCGTGCGCTCCTGGACGAGTGGGGCGCCGTCGCGAGCTTCCACGATCCCCACAGCGAGCTCTCGCAGCTGAACGCCGATCCGACACCGGAGGTGCGGGTGTCGGCACGTCTCGCACACCTCCTCCAGGTCACCGACGAGGCGGTCCGCGCAAGTGGCGGCGTCATCGATCCGGTGCGCGCCGCCGATCCGAGCGCGCTCGAACCAGACCACCCGGTGGCGCGCCTCGGCCGTCGCTCCAGCGCGACCTGGGACGACGTCGAACGGGACGATGACATGGTTCGACGCCCACCCGGAACGCTGATCGACCTCGGCGGCCTCGCCAAGGCGGCCATCGCCGATGCGATCGCCCTCGAACTCGCAGCCGACGCCGCCGGTGCCATCCTCGTCAACCTCGGTGGCGACCTCCGCTGCGTCGGAGAAGCCCCCTGGTCGATCCTCGTCACCGACGATGGATCTTTGCGGCCCGACGCGCCCGGCCAGCGGATCCACATCCCCGCTGGCGCGGTCGCGACGAGTGACCGCGCGACGCGCCGATCGCCACGGGGTCTCGATCACATCGTCGGTGCCTCCACGCTCCCTGGCGCTGCCCGCCGCGCCACCGTCGTCGCCGAGAGCGCCGCGGCGGCCAATGCAGCCAGCCTCGCGATCATCGCCGCTGGACGCGCCTGGCACCGCATGTGGCGCCGCTACGAGCTGTCGGCGCTCGTCGTGACGAATGCCGGCGAACGCCTCCCCCTTGGCGGCTGGCCACCACGTCTCGAGGAAGCGGCCGCGTGCTGA
- a CDS encoding lipoate--protein ligase family protein produces the protein MTRPVRIIVATGLEAIDSQAIYHALAERLGPDDPDTICLVSPRDPYVCVGYHQAVERELDVEAAAARGLPITRRMVGGGAVYLDAGQLFVQWIMHPDHVPLSLEARYAAYIAPLVTTLRAFGIDARHRPVNDIHVADRKIGGTGAARIAGAEVLVGSFIRTIDTDALAAVLRVDSVKLRDKLAATMRTYVTSMERELGSAPSEDAIVERYLPILAEALGRPLELGTLSEDERRHVAAVRERLVDPAWVNDGGGRRVLGVHIREGADVLVGRTKAPSGLVRILLVVAEGHVIDATVEGDFTVWPMEAPREIADALIGQPADPAALARVAEEAGDRTLDDAPGLAGVHLREAVEDAFSLETHQS, from the coding sequence ATGACACGACCCGTTCGCATCATCGTCGCCACCGGCCTCGAGGCCATCGACTCCCAGGCGATCTACCACGCCCTCGCCGAGAGGCTCGGTCCCGACGACCCCGACACCATCTGCCTGGTGTCACCGCGAGACCCCTACGTGTGCGTCGGCTACCACCAGGCGGTCGAACGAGAACTCGACGTCGAAGCGGCCGCGGCGCGCGGCCTACCGATCACGCGGCGCATGGTCGGCGGGGGCGCCGTGTACCTCGACGCTGGTCAGCTGTTCGTCCAGTGGATCATGCACCCAGACCACGTACCGCTCTCGCTGGAGGCACGCTACGCGGCCTACATTGCGCCACTCGTGACGACGCTGCGTGCCTTCGGGATCGACGCGCGCCATCGCCCGGTCAACGACATCCACGTCGCCGACCGCAAGATCGGCGGCACCGGTGCGGCTCGCATCGCGGGCGCCGAGGTGCTCGTGGGTTCGTTCATCCGCACGATCGACACCGACGCCCTCGCCGCCGTGCTGCGCGTCGACTCCGTGAAGCTCCGCGACAAGCTCGCCGCCACGATGCGCACCTACGTCACCTCCATGGAGCGCGAGCTCGGATCGGCACCGTCGGAGGACGCCATCGTCGAGCGCTACCTCCCGATCCTCGCCGAGGCACTCGGACGCCCACTCGAACTCGGCACCTTGAGCGAGGACGAGCGCCGCCACGTCGCCGCGGTGCGCGAACGACTCGTCGATCCCGCCTGGGTCAACGATGGCGGGGGGCGGCGCGTCCTCGGGGTGCACATTCGCGAAGGTGCCGACGTCCTCGTCGGCCGCACCAAGGCACCGAGCGGGCTCGTGCGGATCCTCCTCGTCGTCGCCGAGGGCCACGTGATCGACGCCACCGTCGAGGGGGACTTCACCGTCTGGCCCATGGAGGCACCGCGCGAGATCGCCGATGCCCTGATCGGCCAACCGGCCGATCCCGCGGCTCTCGCGAGGGTTGCCGAGGAGGCCGGTGATCGAACGCTCGACGACGCTCCTGGCCTCGCCGGCGTCCATCTGCGCGAGGCGGTCGAGGACGCCTTCTCCTTGGAGACCCACCAGTCCTGA